From a region of the Catalinimonas alkaloidigena genome:
- the blaOXA gene encoding class D beta-lactamase: MSPLTLLTAMMFLVCTAVPRATHRLDRQSQTTERPDLAKWFYQRGVTGSFSLYDPRHDRYILVNPNQLHEAFSPASTFKICNSLIGLETGVIADTSFVIPWDGQERTPTVWNQDHSLRSAFQVSCVPYYQELARRVGTQQMQRWIDAAQYGNQNIQGGIDRFWLTGALRITPAQQLDFLQRLYENRLPFSPRTLALVKGIMLVEATDAYTLRAKTGWSNGPAGDVGWYVGYVEQGGTPYYFATCIQAPTGATPDGFGQARIDISRQMLKELDILH; encoded by the coding sequence ATGTCGCCGCTCACCTTGCTGACCGCCATGATGTTTTTAGTTTGCACTGCGGTGCCTCGTGCTACGCATCGGCTTGATCGTCAGTCGCAAACAACAGAAAGACCCGACCTGGCAAAGTGGTTTTACCAGCGCGGCGTTACGGGATCGTTCAGTCTGTACGATCCCCGGCACGATCGCTACATCCTGGTGAATCCCAATCAGTTGCACGAAGCGTTCAGCCCCGCCTCTACGTTCAAAATCTGCAACTCACTGATTGGACTGGAAACGGGTGTTATTGCCGATACCAGTTTCGTCATCCCGTGGGATGGGCAGGAGCGCACGCCTACCGTCTGGAATCAAGACCACAGCCTTCGTTCGGCGTTTCAGGTATCGTGTGTTCCTTACTATCAGGAACTGGCGCGTCGCGTCGGCACGCAGCAGATGCAGCGCTGGATCGACGCCGCCCAATACGGCAACCAGAACATCCAGGGCGGTATTGATCGTTTTTGGCTGACCGGTGCGCTGCGGATCACGCCGGCACAACAACTCGACTTTTTGCAACGTCTCTACGAAAACCGCTTGCCCTTCTCGCCCCGCACGCTGGCATTGGTCAAAGGGATTATGTTGGTGGAAGCAACCGATGCCTATACGCTTCGCGCTAAAACAGGCTGGTCGAACGGGCCAGCCGGCGACGTAGGCTGGTATGTCGGTTATGTCGAGCAGGGCGGCACTCCTTATTATTTTGCAACGTGCATCCAGGCGCCCACAGGCGCTACTCCGGACGGATTCGGCCAGGCGCGGATTGACATCAGCCGGCAGATGCTGAAGGAACTGGACATTCTTCACTAG
- a CDS encoding type I restriction enzyme HsdR N-terminal domain-containing protein, giving the protein MQSLNLPPFSYQTREQDDTTYIFDVLRKKYLVLTPEEWVRQHFVHMLIDRYQYPRTMIRTETGLRYNRMARRSDILVFDRQGSPFLLVECKASSVKLSQEVFEQAARYNHVLKAPYLIITNGLSNYCCAIDHAQGTYRFLEDLPPYEPAASN; this is encoded by the coding sequence ATGCAATCGCTCAATTTACCTCCTTTTTCGTACCAGACACGCGAGCAGGACGACACCACGTACATTTTTGACGTACTGCGGAAGAAGTACCTGGTCCTCACGCCCGAAGAGTGGGTACGGCAGCACTTCGTGCACATGCTGATTGACCGTTACCAGTACCCGCGGACGATGATCCGTACCGAAACGGGCCTGCGCTACAATCGGATGGCGCGGCGGAGCGACATTCTGGTGTTCGATCGTCAGGGTAGCCCTTTTTTGCTGGTGGAGTGCAAGGCGTCCAGCGTCAAGCTTTCGCAGGAGGTGTTCGAGCAAGCGGCCCGCTATAACCACGTTCTGAAAGCCCCTTACCTCATCATCACCAACGGGTTGTCGAATTACTGCTGCGCCATCGACCACGCGCAGGGAACGTACCGCTTTCTGGAAGACCTGCCCCCTTACGAGCCGGCCGCATCGAACTGA
- a CDS encoding gliding motility lipoprotein GldH — MRKNSTAPSVAVSMHRRAAFRTGFSVCLVLCAWLALGACDPSRVYEENQEIPDYLWYEDSLAVFEFEIPDASQPYNLYYNVRNSLNYPYYNLYVTYYLEDSTGKEIASRLQEMVLMDPRTGEPYGSGLGDIFDHQILALPGFTFPYAGPYTLKIKQYMRENPLPEVMSVGLRIEKGDASASPENQRTSE; from the coding sequence GTGAGAAAAAATAGTACTGCACCGTCCGTAGCGGTGTCCATGCACCGGCGGGCGGCGTTCCGGACCGGCTTCAGTGTTTGTCTTGTCTTGTGTGCATGGTTGGCGTTGGGCGCTTGCGACCCGTCGCGTGTGTATGAGGAAAATCAGGAAATTCCCGACTACCTCTGGTACGAGGACAGCCTGGCGGTGTTTGAGTTCGAGATTCCCGATGCGTCGCAGCCTTACAACCTTTATTATAATGTCCGCAATTCGCTGAACTACCCGTACTACAACCTCTACGTTACCTATTACCTGGAAGACAGCACCGGGAAGGAGATCGCTTCGCGGCTTCAGGAAATGGTGCTGATGGACCCCCGCACCGGGGAGCCTTACGGTAGCGGCCTGGGCGATATTTTTGACCACCAGATTCTGGCGCTTCCTGGCTTTACGTTTCCCTATGCCGGGCCGTATACGCTGAAAATAAAGCAGTACATGCGCGAAAATCCGCTTCCGGAAGTGATGAGTGTAGGCCTGCGCATCGAAAAGGGCGATGCTAGCGCCTCACCTGAAAACCAGCGTACGTCGGAGTAG
- a CDS encoding AMP nucleosidase has product MTTKEEIVRDWLPRYTGMPLEKFGKYILLTNFINYVQMFAEQQACDVYGWDKPMQTATSNDITIINFGMGSAMAATVMDLLSAVSPKAALFLGKCGGIRKAAIGDMILPIAAIRGEGTSNDYLPPEVPALPSFRLQRAVSSMIKKHELDYWTGTIYTTNRRIWEHDEKFKDYLRSIRAIGIDMETATIFTVGFINKIPHGALLLVSDNPMVPEGVKTSASDRKVTGSFAAKHLQIGIDALQELAHSGESVKHMRFE; this is encoded by the coding sequence ATGACGACAAAAGAAGAAATTGTGCGCGATTGGCTGCCCCGCTACACCGGGATGCCCCTCGAAAAATTCGGAAAGTACATCCTACTGACCAATTTCATCAATTACGTGCAGATGTTCGCCGAACAGCAAGCGTGCGACGTGTACGGCTGGGACAAACCCATGCAGACGGCGACATCTAACGACATCACGATCATCAACTTCGGGATGGGAAGCGCCATGGCCGCCACCGTGATGGATCTGTTGTCGGCCGTATCGCCCAAGGCAGCGCTGTTCTTAGGGAAATGTGGCGGTATTCGGAAAGCGGCCATCGGCGACATGATTCTGCCCATTGCGGCCATTCGGGGCGAAGGGACTAGCAATGACTATCTGCCGCCCGAAGTGCCGGCGCTTCCGTCGTTCCGCCTGCAACGTGCCGTTTCGTCCATGATCAAGAAGCACGAATTGGATTACTGGACCGGCACCATCTACACGACCAACCGCCGCATCTGGGAGCACGACGAGAAATTCAAGGATTACCTCCGCTCCATCCGGGCCATCGGCATCGACATGGAAACGGCTACCATTTTTACGGTGGGATTCATCAACAAAATTCCGCATGGCGCCCTGCTGCTTGTATCTGATAACCCCATGGTGCCGGAAGGCGTCAAAACTTCGGCCAGCGACCGAAAGGTGACGGGAAGCTTTGCGGCCAAGCACCTGCAGATCGGCATCGACGCGTTGCAGGAACTGGCCCACTCCGGCGAATCGGTCAAACACATGCGCTTCGAATAA
- a CDS encoding T9SS type A sorting domain-containing protein, with the protein MKKYLLSCLIASLSLMAAARPAFPEVQQAPMTTFSVQTYPNPFSESLQIEIDPGTRRLDKFVLMDVIGQTVMSIDLTQKTGPIHYAVDLSQLKRGVYIARITSGKEVLVTRKLVKSI; encoded by the coding sequence ATGAAAAAATACTTACTTTCCTGTCTGATCGCTAGCCTGAGCCTGATGGCGGCAGCGCGTCCGGCTTTTCCTGAGGTGCAACAGGCTCCGATGACTACATTTTCGGTGCAGACGTATCCTAATCCGTTTTCCGAATCATTGCAAATTGAGATTGATCCGGGAACCCGTAGGCTCGATAAATTTGTGTTAATGGACGTGATTGGGCAAACGGTGATGAGCATCGACCTGACGCAAAAGACCGGTCCCATTCATTATGCCGTAGATCTTTCTCAGTTGAAGCGTGGCGTGTACATCGCGCGCATCACCTCCGGAAAAGAAGTATTGGTTACCCGTAAGTTGGTTAAATCGATTTAA
- a CDS encoding acylphosphatase, with protein sequence MADTSKSVSIRITGKVQGVFYRASTQEQAQRLHLTGFVRNEKDGSVYVEVSGPAEAVDSLVAWCRQGPPRARVEEVVVTPLEATPTYAGFQVRR encoded by the coding sequence ATGGCAGACACTTCCAAATCGGTAAGCATCCGCATTACGGGCAAAGTACAGGGTGTTTTTTACAGGGCTTCCACGCAAGAGCAGGCGCAACGGTTGCACCTCACCGGGTTTGTGCGCAACGAAAAAGACGGATCGGTGTACGTAGAGGTCAGCGGGCCTGCCGAAGCGGTCGATTCGCTTGTGGCCTGGTGCCGACAGGGGCCACCCCGGGCGCGTGTGGAAGAAGTGGTGGTTACCCCCCTTGAGGCTACTCCGACGTACGCTGGTTTTCAGGTGAGGCGCTAG
- a CDS encoding stage 0 sporulation family protein yields the protein MNVFDWLSNMDLPADGYQFEVVEVRFKGGRKEFFRNADRLHLTTGDAIVVEVPNGHHIGFVSMQGELVRLQMMKKGVKEDSENIRKIYRLASERDLSKYEEVKNRELPTLFRTRQIINEMNLKMKLSDVEYQADNTKATFYYSADERVDFRQLIKVLAGEFRIRVEMRQISLRQEAGRLGGIGSCGRELCCSTWLSSFKSVSTSAARYQNLSLNPSKLSGQCGRLKCCLNYELDTYMEAIRDLPTVNKPLLTEKGEAFLQKTDIFTRIMWFGFRNESNWYPLKVERVQYILELNAAGKKAVALTLEEEELIINPVVGGALNDDLEQMDRKFAEKDKDRKKKKKRKKRKKTGEKK from the coding sequence ATGAACGTTTTCGATTGGCTGAGCAACATGGATTTGCCGGCCGACGGCTATCAGTTTGAGGTCGTGGAAGTACGGTTCAAGGGAGGACGCAAAGAATTTTTCCGCAACGCTGACCGGCTGCACCTGACTACCGGCGACGCGATTGTGGTCGAGGTGCCCAACGGACATCACATCGGATTTGTCTCCATGCAGGGCGAACTGGTTCGGCTGCAAATGATGAAGAAGGGCGTCAAAGAAGACAGCGAGAACATTCGGAAAATTTACCGACTGGCGAGCGAGCGCGACCTGAGTAAGTACGAGGAAGTGAAAAACCGGGAGTTGCCCACGCTGTTCCGGACGCGTCAGATCATCAACGAGATGAATCTGAAAATGAAGCTCTCGGATGTTGAATACCAGGCAGATAACACAAAAGCGACGTTTTACTATTCGGCCGACGAGCGAGTCGATTTCCGGCAGTTGATCAAAGTGCTGGCCGGCGAGTTTCGCATCCGGGTGGAAATGCGGCAGATCAGCTTGCGGCAGGAAGCCGGACGCCTGGGCGGCATTGGTTCCTGCGGGCGTGAATTGTGCTGTTCGACCTGGCTTTCCAGCTTCAAAAGCGTTTCCACTTCGGCGGCGCGTTACCAGAACCTTTCGCTGAATCCCAGTAAGTTATCCGGCCAGTGCGGGCGACTCAAATGCTGCCTGAATTACGAACTGGATACCTATATGGAGGCCATTCGCGATCTGCCTACGGTTAACAAACCGCTGTTGACCGAGAAGGGCGAAGCCTTTCTGCAAAAGACCGATATTTTTACCCGCATCATGTGGTTCGGGTTCCGGAACGAATCCAACTGGTATCCGCTGAAAGTCGAACGGGTGCAGTACATTCTGGAGTTGAACGCCGCCGGGAAAAAAGCCGTGGCCCTGACGCTGGAAGAAGAGGAGCTGATTATCAATCCGGTTGTGGGCGGTGCGCTGAACGATGACCTGGAGCAGATGGACCGGAAGTTTGCCGAGAAAGACAAAGACAGAAAGAAAAAGAAGAAACGAAAAAAACGTAAAAAAACGGGTGAGAAAAAATAG
- a CDS encoding DUF2461 domain-containing protein — translation MQQSLEFLSALRENNNREWFHAHKKAYEAARQEFEALIGRLLADMAPWEPAVRSLEPKDCLFRLYRDVRFSKDKTPYKLHFGAYLAEGGRKSEKAGYYLHVRPGDRSFVGGGLWEPGAEGLRNVRQEIDYNGKELHTILEEPAFASHYAALEGEKLQRPPKGYDASHPDVEILKQKSFFVSHNLTDVQVGADGLEKRILRAWQALKPLNDFLNRGLEG, via the coding sequence ATGCAACAGAGTCTTGAATTTCTGTCGGCCTTGCGCGAAAATAACAACCGGGAATGGTTTCATGCCCATAAGAAAGCGTACGAAGCGGCCCGGCAGGAGTTCGAGGCGCTGATCGGTCGACTGCTGGCCGATATGGCGCCGTGGGAGCCGGCGGTGCGTTCGCTTGAGCCAAAGGACTGCCTGTTTCGCCTGTATCGCGACGTCCGCTTCTCAAAAGACAAGACGCCTTACAAGCTGCACTTCGGCGCTTACCTGGCCGAGGGAGGCCGCAAGAGCGAAAAAGCCGGCTATTATCTGCACGTGCGTCCGGGCGACCGGTCATTTGTAGGGGGCGGCCTGTGGGAGCCCGGTGCGGAAGGACTGCGGAACGTGCGCCAGGAGATCGACTACAATGGCAAAGAGCTTCATACCATTTTAGAGGAACCTGCCTTTGCATCCCACTATGCGGCCCTGGAAGGAGAGAAATTGCAGCGGCCCCCGAAAGGGTACGACGCTTCCCATCCTGACGTAGAGATTTTAAAGCAGAAAAGCTTTTTTGTATCGCACAACCTTACAGATGTGCAGGTCGGGGCCGATGGCTTGGAGAAGCGCATTCTGCGTGCCTGGCAGGCGTTGAAGCCCCTCAACGACTTCCTCAACAGAGGATTGGAGGGCTAA
- a CDS encoding class I SAM-dependent rRNA methyltransferase — protein MQYSSLLLKSGRDRSVTNRHPWIFSGAVKQLPSAQDGDIVAVRDNHGALLGYGFFSPRSQIVVRMFAFTTQELSIDQHYWNRKIQDAFALRKAHLDFAETTCYRLLHAEGDFLPGVIVDVYGSVAVMQLMIRGTERIHAALLEALRTVGIEKVWLKNKEAAQRLEDVRLPNGWLTDLSEEGPAVVVRENGLQFAVDYERGQKTGFFLDQRENRALLQQVAKGAKVLNAFSYTGGFSVYALAGGATEVHSVDISQEAVERAHENVVLNYGSDAPHRTFAEDCFKYLKNMEESYNIIILDPPAFAKNARAVPNATRGYKEINLWAFRKVQPGGLVFTFSCSQNIDRDLFRKVVFGAAADAGRNVRILHQLTQPLDHPVNIYHPEGEYLKGLVLYVS, from the coding sequence TTGCAGTATTCTTCCCTTCTCCTCAAATCGGGTCGTGACCGGTCCGTGACGAATCGCCATCCCTGGATTTTTTCAGGGGCAGTCAAACAACTTCCGTCGGCCCAGGACGGCGACATTGTGGCGGTGCGCGACAACCACGGTGCGTTGCTGGGCTATGGTTTTTTCTCCCCACGCAGCCAAATTGTGGTACGCATGTTTGCCTTCACCACGCAAGAGCTTTCCATCGACCAGCATTACTGGAACCGTAAAATCCAAGATGCTTTTGCTTTGCGAAAGGCGCACCTGGATTTTGCCGAGACCACTTGCTACCGACTTCTTCACGCCGAGGGTGATTTTTTGCCGGGTGTCATTGTCGACGTATACGGTTCCGTTGCGGTCATGCAGTTGATGATCCGAGGCACCGAGCGGATTCATGCGGCGTTACTGGAAGCGTTGCGTACGGTGGGCATCGAGAAAGTCTGGCTGAAGAACAAAGAAGCGGCCCAGCGTCTGGAAGATGTTCGCCTCCCCAACGGGTGGCTGACTGATCTGTCGGAGGAGGGTCCTGCGGTGGTCGTACGAGAAAACGGGCTGCAGTTTGCCGTCGACTACGAACGCGGTCAAAAAACCGGTTTCTTCCTCGACCAGCGGGAAAATCGCGCTTTGTTACAACAGGTAGCCAAAGGGGCCAAAGTGCTCAATGCTTTTTCGTATACGGGTGGTTTTAGCGTTTATGCCCTGGCAGGCGGCGCCACCGAAGTGCATTCGGTCGACATCTCGCAAGAGGCGGTGGAGCGAGCTCACGAAAATGTGGTTCTGAACTACGGATCGGATGCGCCACACCGCACTTTTGCCGAAGATTGCTTCAAATATTTAAAAAATATGGAGGAATCATACAATATAATCATCCTTGATCCTCCGGCTTTTGCAAAAAATGCGCGGGCGGTTCCGAATGCGACGCGTGGCTATAAGGAAATCAACTTGTGGGCTTTCCGGAAGGTGCAGCCCGGCGGGTTGGTCTTTACGTTTTCGTGTTCACAAAACATTGACCGTGACCTATTTAGAAAAGTAGTGTTTGGCGCAGCCGCCGACGCTGGGCGCAACGTGCGGATTCTTCACCAACTCACGCAACCGCTTGATCACCCCGTCAACATCTATCATCCCGAAGGCGAATACCTCAAAGGATTGGTGCTTTACGTGTCGTAA
- a CDS encoding outer membrane beta-barrel protein, translating to MNRLLLVLATLLIAPGVWAQDDYYKDVPRQSSPQPRPVRQVNMPFHLYLGAKGGPTWTRLLTDPNQGQLNPTPTYRTGLSVGTHFLLGAKFNGPFSLQVEPGYFQKRSGLELRNSVQPPDTLYEVSYQLEYFSLPIVGKYEFALGRDEGVSVYGLGGIGLNFVVNARERIRLAELQPDVWYDYEGTNRVEATELNLTLGAGLQVPLYRNRAALVGEYRLLYGITNMNRGILDVTLPGGNRYYALYQLSRQASIGVQFFLF from the coding sequence ATGAATCGACTTTTACTTGTTCTGGCCACGTTGCTGATAGCCCCTGGTGTGTGGGCGCAAGACGATTATTACAAAGATGTGCCCCGCCAGTCTTCGCCGCAGCCACGCCCGGTGCGTCAGGTGAACATGCCCTTCCACTTGTATTTAGGCGCGAAGGGCGGCCCTACGTGGACCCGACTCCTGACTGATCCGAATCAGGGACAGTTAAATCCGACCCCCACTTACCGGACGGGGCTTTCGGTGGGTACGCATTTTTTGCTGGGCGCGAAGTTCAACGGGCCTTTTTCACTGCAAGTCGAGCCGGGTTATTTTCAGAAGCGGAGTGGCCTTGAGCTCCGCAATTCGGTTCAACCGCCTGATACCCTGTACGAGGTCTCGTACCAGCTCGAATACTTCTCGCTGCCCATCGTGGGAAAATACGAATTTGCTTTGGGGCGAGACGAAGGCGTTAGCGTCTACGGCTTGGGAGGAATTGGATTGAATTTCGTCGTGAACGCCCGCGAGCGCATCCGGCTGGCCGAACTGCAACCTGACGTTTGGTACGATTACGAGGGCACCAATCGGGTAGAAGCTACGGAGCTGAACCTGACGTTGGGAGCGGGGCTTCAGGTGCCGCTTTATCGGAACCGTGCCGCTCTTGTTGGAGAATACCGTCTCCTGTACGGCATCACGAACATGAACCGGGGGATTCTGGACGTGACGTTGCCCGGCGGGAATCGATATTATGCGCTCTACCAACTGTCGCGGCAAGCGAGTATCGGCGTGCAGTTCTTCTTGTTCTGA